A window of the Sporosarcina sp. FSL K6-2383 genome harbors these coding sequences:
- a CDS encoding BMC domain-containing protein, which translates to MSREGSALGMVETKGLVGAIEAADAMVKAASVNLVGKVHVGGGIVTVLVRGDVGAVKAATDAGAAAAQRVGELLSVHVIPRPHDELEILLPKSDN; encoded by the coding sequence ATGAGCAGAGAAGGATCAGCATTAGGAATGGTAGAAACTAAAGGATTAGTCGGTGCAATTGAAGCAGCGGACGCAATGGTGAAGGCAGCAAGTGTAAATCTAGTTGGAAAAGTACATGTAGGTGGCGGAATTGTAACAGTTTTAGTACGTGGAGATGTAGGTGCAGTGAAAGCAGCTACAGATGCAGGAGCAGCAGCAGCACAACGTGTAGGAGAATTGCTATCTGTTCACGTCATTCCAAGACCGCATGATGAGCTAGAAATACTATTACCTAAATCAGACAACTAA
- a CDS encoding EutN/CcmL family microcompartment protein, whose amino-acid sequence MRLGKVIGNVWATRKEEGLQGVKLLIIQPEDAHGNAVRTHFVAADRLGAGIGDQVIVTSGGSTRYIDKDNPIPIDAVVIGIIDSTEVK is encoded by the coding sequence ATGCGTCTAGGAAAAGTGATTGGCAACGTTTGGGCGACACGTAAAGAAGAAGGACTACAAGGTGTGAAGCTATTGATTATTCAACCTGAGGATGCCCATGGAAATGCGGTTAGGACCCATTTCGTCGCGGCTGATCGACTCGGTGCTGGAATCGGTGACCAAGTCATTGTAACAAGTGGTGGTTCAACACGTTATATTGATAAAGATAACCCCATTCCGATTGATGCAGTAGTGATTGGAATAATTGATTCAACAGAAGTGAAGTGA
- a CDS encoding phosphate propanoyltransferase, with translation MNQQLIEKIVGEVLGQLTKVNSGPKQQPVLPANTIPIAVSARHVHLSQEHVEILFGKGYELTKKSDLSQPNQFAANETVVIAGPRGSIERVRVLGPARSLTQAEVSWTDAMKLGIKAPLRESGNIAGSGAFTLIGTKASLYLEEGLIVAQAHIHMQPQDATNLGVQDGDYVTVEAAGIRPIAYRNVKIRVSERYRLEMHIDTDEANAGLIKQGTIGYVVRSGEASQHVVEKQSAPEILVNKQHSFNKKLLSNDDVRDIEASEIIVEKGTIITALARDTARDLGKSISVRK, from the coding sequence ATGAATCAGCAATTGATTGAAAAAATTGTGGGGGAAGTACTTGGTCAGCTAACAAAAGTAAATAGCGGACCAAAACAACAACCTGTACTTCCAGCTAATACAATTCCAATCGCTGTTTCTGCTCGTCACGTCCATTTGTCGCAAGAACATGTGGAGATACTGTTTGGGAAAGGGTACGAATTGACAAAGAAATCCGATTTGTCCCAACCTAACCAATTTGCAGCGAATGAGACAGTAGTCATTGCGGGGCCAAGAGGGAGCATTGAACGTGTTCGTGTACTTGGCCCTGCACGCTCGTTGACGCAAGCAGAAGTCAGCTGGACAGATGCTATGAAGCTTGGCATTAAGGCACCGCTCCGTGAATCAGGAAATATCGCAGGTTCAGGAGCATTTACGTTAATCGGGACAAAGGCAAGCCTTTATCTCGAGGAGGGCTTGATTGTTGCCCAAGCACATATTCATATGCAGCCCCAGGATGCCACGAATTTGGGTGTACAAGATGGCGATTATGTCACGGTAGAAGCAGCCGGTATACGACCGATTGCTTATCGGAATGTGAAGATTAGAGTTTCTGAGCGCTATCGTTTAGAAATGCATATTGATACAGATGAAGCAAATGCGGGGCTAATCAAACAAGGGACAATTGGTTATGTTGTTCGTTCGGGTGAAGCTAGTCAACATGTAGTGGAGAAGCAAAGTGCTCCTGAGATACTTGTTAACAAGCAGCATAGCTTTAACAAGAAATTGTTATCCAATGATGATGTCAGGGACATTGAAGCATCTGAAATTATCGTGGAAAAAGGTACAATCATTACGGCACTTGCACGTGATACAGCAAGAGATTTAGGCAAATCTATTTCCGTTAGAAAATAG